From a region of the Acinetobacter larvae genome:
- a CDS encoding VWA domain-containing protein yields MLGRYADQRLCDATLNASQLKMEKHLDYLYRQEYQRRGIQQQSARHGSLDASQLTAIHWLNQSRKLFPKSTFERMQRHAIERYQMTELLKTPEHIQQLDANPAVAKALLSLRGRLNSEMKQAIRELIAKVVADLLQQIRPKFLQSLQGRRHRFRRSPIRQAQNFDWRRTIQENLKHYQVDRKQLIIQNPYFNARVQKHLQWDIVLCVDQSGSMMDSIMYAAICASILAALPAVNISLLLFDTQVVDLSHMAHDPVEVLLTIQLGGGTNIGQAMQYCAQKINNPQRSIVVLISDFEEGASIQTLLNTTTALKQQGCTLLGLAALDQAANPCYDHNIAQQLQQCGMQIAAMTPEHLATWFAEVMQ; encoded by the coding sequence ATGCTTGGACGCTATGCCGATCAGCGTCTGTGTGATGCAACACTTAATGCCTCACAACTAAAAATGGAAAAGCATCTCGATTATTTATATCGTCAAGAATACCAACGTCGCGGTATCCAACAACAATCTGCTCGACATGGCAGCCTAGATGCATCACAACTGACCGCCATTCACTGGCTCAATCAAAGTCGAAAGTTATTCCCGAAGTCAACTTTTGAACGAATGCAACGCCATGCGATTGAGCGCTATCAAATGACAGAGTTGCTCAAAACACCTGAGCATATCCAACAACTCGATGCCAATCCTGCTGTGGCCAAAGCCTTGCTCAGCCTACGTGGTCGTCTCAATAGCGAGATGAAACAGGCTATCCGTGAGCTTATAGCCAAAGTCGTTGCCGACTTATTGCAGCAAATCCGCCCAAAATTCTTGCAATCCTTACAGGGTCGTCGTCACCGTTTTCGTCGTTCACCTATTCGCCAAGCACAAAACTTTGATTGGCGCCGCACTATTCAAGAGAATCTCAAACATTATCAGGTAGATCGTAAACAACTGATTATTCAAAATCCCTATTTTAATGCCCGTGTCCAAAAACACTTGCAATGGGACATTGTACTTTGTGTTGACCAAAGTGGCTCAATGATGGACTCCATCATGTATGCAGCCATTTGTGCCAGCATCTTAGCGGCATTACCAGCGGTCAATATTAGCTTATTGTTGTTTGACACACAGGTGGTTGATTTATCACATATGGCACATGACCCAGTCGAGGTACTGCTCACCATACAACTGGGGGGTGGAACCAATATTGGTCAGGCAATGCAGTACTGCGCGCAAAAAATTAACAATCCACAGCGTAGTATTGTGGTGCTCATCAGTGATTTTGAAGAAGGTGCATCCATCCAAACCTTACTCAACACCACCACGGCTTTAAAACAACAAGGCTGTACCTTATTGGGACTCGCGGCTTTGGATCAAGCAGCCAACCCTTGCTATGACCACAATATCGCACAGCAATTACAACAATGTGGTATGCAAATTGCCGCCATGACCCCAGAACATTTGGCAACATGGTTTGCCGAGGTGATGCAATGA